A stretch of DNA from Oncorhynchus masou masou isolate Uvic2021 unplaced genomic scaffold, UVic_Omas_1.1 unplaced_scaffold_1680, whole genome shotgun sequence:
ccaacaaccacaccaccaccaacaacaacactacCACCAACAACTACCACACCattaccaccaacaacaaccaccacacCTAAACCACCAACTACAACGGAAGCCATAACTCTAACCACAACCCCAACAACAACAGAAGAATCAACCACAACCCCCAGGACAACTGAAAAACCAACCACAACCCCAACGACAACAGAAGAACCAACCACAACCCCAACGACAACAGAAGAATCAACCACAACCCCCAGGACAACTGAAAAACCAACCACAACCCCCAGGACAACTGAAAAACCAACCACAACCACCCCTGTCATAGACACCACAACCACTAAAGCTCCTACAACAACACCCAAACCACCAACTACAACAGAAGCCACAACTCCAAtgacaaccacatcaacaacaacccaTGAATCGGTTGTCACTGGTCCTCCAATAACACCAGAACATCAAGTCAGTTCAATACCAACCACAACTGGGTCACCAACCCCTCCACCAATCACTTGTCCTGAGTGGGACAAAGTAGTAAGTACCCTCAATATAACCATCACATAATCAACTGGGCTCCCTTAACGTCGATAACACATAGCCAACATTTGATGTCAACGAGGTCGAAAAGTCCTTTCAGAGACTTATTAAATGATTCCTGTGTGAATTGTGAAAGCTCTCTGATGACGTGCAATTTTCTTTTCTCTCTAAAATATCAGCAAAATGAAACTTTCTGGctctgcaactgcacattggCCAGATGCATTGAAAACAACACCATTGAGATAATTCCGTATGAATGCCCAGTGCCTGAGCCAATCACATGTACCAATGGCAAGAAACCAGTGCTACAATGGGATGAGTTCTACTGCTGCCAACGATTCGTGTGTGACTGTGAGTTGTGAaagcttcttcttctcctctgacCTGGTCAGGAAGGTAGATGGCCATGTCCAGTTTCTGTAACTATTAACATACACGTCCTTATCCCTAACATTTGGAATAATACTCAATATAAATACTCAATATAAATATTActtcatacatttaaaaaaaaaatcatttgacAGAGGATTGTAATGTCTGTCTGCTTCATAACGGTGTTTATTTTCATGACAGGCGTCTGTGAGGGTTGGGGAGACCCCCATTACATCACCTTCGACGGGCTCTTCTACAGTTTCCAAGGGAACTGTACCTATGTGCTGATGGAGGAGATGTTGCCGCGTCACCACTTCAAGATCTACATCGACAACGTCAACTGTGATCCCACCGAGGACGTGTCTTGTCCTCGATCCATCATTGTGTCCTACCGCTCAACAGTTATAACACTGAAGAATCACAACCTCATTGGAGCTGCTCAGTTGGAGGTAACTTAAGTGGATAAACTGGCTCAGAAATCAATATAAGCAATTCAGGCCATATATGTTGAATGGCTGGATTTGGGGCCTAAAGGACTGAAAATGATTTATGTGAAAATGAAAGACAATTCTCTTCCACTATTTCATTCTCTGAACTGAATTGTGCATTAGTTCTCAACATCCGTAGCTTTCATTGATACAACATATGAATTTGATGTTCTCCATCAACTTAATTCAACCTGTAATGTCATGATATTAGTAAGTATTGCGGTCACCTTGCCTTTCTTTAAGAGATCCTGaagattgatctctctctcttccatccctttTTCCTATCCTTTTCTATCCCCCCTTTCGTCcatctctctttcatccctctctccctgccatctgtcttacatccctctctccctgccatctgtcttacatccctctctccctgccatctgtctttcatcccctctccctgccatctgtctttcatccctctctccctgccatctgtctttcatcctctctccctgccatctgtctttcatcctctctccctgccatctgtctttcatccctctctccctgccatctgtctttcatccctctctccctgccatctgtctttcatcctctctccctgccatctgtctttcatccctctctccctgccatctgtctttcatccctctctccctgccatctgtctttcatccctctctccctgccatctgtctttcatccctctctccctgccatctgtctttcatccctctctccctgccatctgTCTTTCAGGCTCTTATTGATGGAGTTTCCTGAGACTACCCTTCACGCGGAACGGTGTGAAGGTGATGAACTCTGGTATCAACATGGTCTTGGAGATAGCACACCTCCAGGTGGTAGTTACCTTTGGAGTCACTGGCTTCAGCGTCAACCTTCCTTGGCAACACTTTGGCAACAATACACAGGGTCATTGTGGTAAGGACTTAGTTTCATtcatttgttgtccttaaactaTTTGTCTTGGGCATTTAAACATAAGAGCTGAGAAATGATTGTGAATCACTGAACTTAAACAGAGAGCGGTCATTTGGTATTCTGAGCATGTTGTGAGAAGGCCTAATGGAGAAGTCTTTGAATTGATGGAAATCATTTATCCAAGGTTGGAGGTGAAAaaatagcctggttccagatctgtttgggTTCTTTTTACCAAAACTCTATGTTTGTTGTCAGATATCGAACCATAGggtttggcaagacagcacaaactgatcAGGGACCAGGCTAGCAAACAATGGTTTGGGCTTTCCTGTCTGATGTCTGTGTCTGATATTTttactgtatgtgctgtactaATTGTGAGAGAGCTCCAACAAAGATGTCCAATGTATGTATTACTTTTAATAGCTGCAAATGGTAAAATAAATGACTTGAACCTGAACTGTATGCATCTCTTCCAGGAACATGTAGCAACAACCAGGCTGATGACTGCATGTTGCCTGGAGGTCAGCTGGTGGAGAACTGTGCTGTGATGGCAGACTACTGGCCAGCCAAGGACCTCTACCAGCCTGACTGCCATGTGCCACCTGGAATCCCCCAccaactctcctctccctgaACCCACACAGAAGCCATGCAAGCCAGACTCCTCTGTCTGTGATCTCCTGAAGGACAGGTAAACCTCCTAAAGGCACTGTGATCTCCTGAAGGGCAGGTCAACCTCCCTAAAGGCACTGTGATCTCCTGAAGGACAGGTAAACCTCCCTAAAGGCACTGTGATCTCCTGAAGGACAGGTCCACCTCCCTAAAGGCACTGTGATCTCCTGAAGGACAGGTCCATTGGTGTCTGACAGAAACCAAAATGAATCTTACAGTGTATTTGGAAGGTCTGTTTCTCATATTCTTTCATCTCTGGTTTTCAATCCACAGCATTTTTGCAGCCTGTCATCCATTTGTCTCACCTGACAACTTCTACAAGGGCTGTGTCTATGACAGCTGCCACGTGTCCAACCCAGCGGTGGAGTGCACCAGTCTGCAGACATACGCTGCTGCCTGTGCCCAGTTTGGAGTATGCATCTACTGGAGAAACCACACCGAGTTCTGTGGTAGGCTTACTGTACTCGTTGAAAACATCCAGACTCACCATGTTAAATAAGACTCACCTCATAAGGATAGATAAATATGTCCACCATTGAAGAGATATGAAGTACTGTGTAGAAGACCAGGATCAAGGAACTGTGTAGATGAGACCAGGAACAAGGAACTGTGTAGATCAGACCAGGAACAAGGAACTGTGTAGATCAGACCAGGAACAAGAAACTGTGTAGATCAGACCAGGAACAAGGAACTGTGTAGATGAGACCAGGAACAAGGAACTGTGTAGATCAGACCAGGAACAAGGAACTGTGTAGATGAGACCAGGAACAATACTATACTAACACAACTTACTATGTGTTGTAGATCAGACCAGGAACAATACTATACTAACACAATAGAGGATGGGGGTTTCTATTTATAAATATTAGATTAGTGCATTTTTGTATTTGAAGTGATAAATGATGGAGATAGTGGACATCCTTGTCTGGTTCCCCTTTGTAATGTGTAATATAGTATCGGGCTTCAGTCCTACAATCAACTGATTGTAAATAATTACTGTAGTCAGAACATTTTTCCATTGTGATAacactttttacatcagcagatgtcacaaagtgcttgtacagaaacccagcctaaaaccccaaacagcaagcaatacagatgtagaagcacggtggcttggacaAACTAGGAAGAACCTGGGAAGAAACCAGaatctgaggggtggccagtcctcttctggctgtgctgggtggagattataacagtacatggcaaTTAAAGCCAGATCGTTCAGCAGCAGGttcggtagagagagagagagagggagagagagagagagagagagagagagagagacagagagagaggatcaaaCAGCTCATCCGGTGGTCAGGACAGCGTTCCATAGCTGCAGTCACAACAGCAGAAATTGGATCAGCATTATGTCCAGGTTGACTGGGGACAGGCACAGCCAGGAGtcgtcaggccaggtagtcctgaggcatggtccttggaCTCAGGTCCTctgtgaagggagaaagagagagagagagaagaattaGGGGTAGCATACTTAAgaatcacacaggacaccagagaTGACAGGAGAATTATGCCAGATAGGACAGTCTGAACCTAGCCCCCCGGCACGTAGACTATTGCAgtatatatactggagactgagacagggggtTTGGGTGTCACTATAGACTGAGTTGTATCTTTCTTCAACAGCCAGCGACTGTCCAGCTGACAAAGTCTACAAGCCCTGCGGTCCTGCAGAACAGCCAACCTGTGATGACAAGTAGGTTTCTAATTAGAGATTGGCTAGCGCAAAAACATCCTTGCTTTCATGTTTTATGTTAACTGAGGTAGACAACTGTCAAATAAGACAAAGAGAAAATACCTACCTACAGTTAAATATAGAGTTGCTGTACAGAGGAAATAGGAGTTGTCACTGTAATGTTGTGTTCTACAGTCCAGACGAGTCTAGGATGAACTTCACCACAGAAGGCTGCTTCTGTCCTGATGGGATGAAACTCTTCAACAAGGACTCAGGGATCTGTGTTGATAAGTGTGGTGAGTGTTCCCAGTTACTGCCATTGGTCCATTTCATGTTGACGACACAGAGAAGATGGTTAGGACTTAACCTTTCCAAGGATGTTTCAGGTCTATGAATGTTCTACTAAATGGTGGTGTTTGTGTTTCTGAAGGATGCATTGACCCCCGAAGGAGTTCCGCGAGAGGTAAGTTAGGCCTTTTGGTTTTCATTCATCCTTATTTTATTTGACTAATTAATATGGACTGTTATCTAGTCCACTGGCTCTGTCATGGATGATGCCAGAGGTTTATATGAGGACCTACTTACAGCGTCCACACAGTATTATCCACATTGTCTGAATGCCAAATGGCCCCCTTATGCCCTATATTTAGCCCCCTAtgtcctatttagtgcactacatttgaccaaacCCATTGATAGAACCACACTCCCTTCTTGTTGTATCTCATCACAGTTCAACGAGAGGTTTGAGTACAAGTGCCAGGATTGCGTTTGTTTGGAGTCCACCAAGACTGTGACCTGTAAACCCAAGGTCTGCTCCAAACCACCAGTAGAGATATGCACTGGACCAGGCTTTGTATATGTCAACCAAACCGATCCATCCGATCCATGCTGCTCCAACCTCGCCTGCCGTAAGGATCTCACAACGCTTTTCACCTTCCATATTATACTCAGGTCTACTTCAACAGTATTGTGCCGACCTGAACCGTACTGTGCTGGCTTGGATATGTTCTTTTCACATGGTCCTTTCCAGCACGGGTCCAGGATCTAGGGTTgatgtgtaaccaggccagtgcCGTACAGCTGGGCTCAGCTCAGTCGTGTTGAAAACACacatagtgaagacatgaatCAGCTCATATTATCATGTCCATACTCTGCTATTGTTTCCCCTCCTAGGTTGTGACAGCAGCACTTGCCCAACTACCGACATGAACTGTCCTATTGGGTTCATGCCAGTGGTTTCAGTCCCTGAGGGGAAATGCTGTCCAGAGCACACATGTGGTATGGTCTCTTTACCTAGATCTATACTATCTAGATTATCTACACTATCTACATGTGGTATGGTCTCTTTACCTAGATCTATACTATCTAGATTATCTACATGTGGTATGGTCTCTttaactatatctatactatCTAGACTATCTACATGTGGTATGGTCTCTTTACCTAGATCTATACTATCTAGACTATCTACACTATCTACATGTGGTATGGTCTCTTTACCTAGATCTACACTATCTACATGTGGTATGGTCTCTTTACCTAGATCTATACTATCTAGACTATCTACACTATCTACATGTGGTATGGTCTCTTTACCTAGATCTATACTATCTATACTATCTAGACTATCTACATGTGGTATGGTCTCTTTACCTAGATCTAGACTATCTACACTATCTACATGTGGTATGGTCTCTTTACCTAGATCTATACTATCTAGACTATCTACACTATTTACATGTGGTATGGTCTCTTTACCTAGATCTATACTATCTAGACTATCTACACTATCTACATGTGGTATGGTTTCTttaactatatctatactatctagactatctacatgtggtatggtttctttaactatatctatactatCTAGACTATCTACATGTGGTATGGTCTCTTTACCTAGATCTATACTATCTAGACTATCTACACTATCTACATGTTGTATGGTCTCTttaactatatctatactatCTAGACTATCTAGACTATCTACATGTGGTATGGTCTCTTTAACTAGACCTAGACTATCTAGACTATCTACATGTGGTATGGTCTCTTTAACTAGATCTATACTATCTAGACTATCTACACTATCTACATGTGGTATGGTTTCTttaactatatctatactatCTAGACTATCTACATGTGGTATGGTCTCTTTACCTAGATCTATACTATCTAGACTATCTACATGTGGTATGGTCTCTTTAACTATATCTATACTGTCTAGTATTCCTGTGTTTGTATTTCTGAGACAATACCAGTTCTTTTAGACAGTCCCATGGATTggttgtctgtgtctctctctcaattggtTGTTTGTGTCTCTTGTCTCTTTCAGAGCCTAAAAGAGTTTGTCTTCACAAAGGCGTTGAATACCTGGTAATGACAAACTATTCTGCTCTCTCATCTGAAATGTTCATTACATAAATAAACACTGTTGGTTTTTACTTGTTTTAATATATTGCAGTATGTGTACAGTAAGTCTCATACGCTATATGGGTTCATGTCAAATAGTGTCGGAGAGAGTGGGTCTCCTGGTTCCCCTGTGTCagagacagtgggtatcctggttcccctgtgtcagagacagtgggtctcctggttcccctgtgccagagacagtgggtatcctggttccccTGTGTCAGAGACAGTGGGTCTCCTGGTTCCCCTGTGTCAGAGACAGTGGGTCTCCTGGTTCCCCTGTGTCAGAGACAGTGGGTCTCCTGGTTCCCCTGTGTCAGAGACAGTGGGTCTCCTGGTTCCCCTGTGTCAGAGACAGTGGGTCTCCTGGTTCCCCTGTGTCAGAGACCGTGGGTATCCTGGTTCCACTCTGTCagagacagtgggtatcctggttcccctttccctgtgttagagacagtgggtatcctggttccactctgtcagagacagtgggtatcctggttcccctgtgtcagagacagtgggtatcctggttccccTGTGTTAGAGACAGTGGCTATCCTAGATCCCCTGTGTTagagacagtgggtatcctggttcccctttccctgtgttagagacagtgggtatcctggttccactctgtcagagacagtgggtatcctggttcccctttccctgtgttagagacagtgggtatcctggttccactctgtcagagacagtgggtatcctggttccccTGTGGTAGAGACAGTGGGTGTCCTGGTTCCCTTGTGTTAGAGACAGTGGGTATCCTTGTTCCCCTGTGTTagagacagtgggtatcctggttcccctgtgttagagacagtgggtatcctgTTCCCCTGAAgtaatgtgtaatgtaatgaGTTACTTGTTCTTCTAGCCCAATTCTAAAGTACCGGGATCAGAGTGCCAGGAGTGCACCTGCACCAACAAAGTGGACCCCAAGTCTGGCCATTACCAAATTGACTGTGGATTCATGCAATGTGACGAAGATTGTGAAAAGGTAACAACTGGTATAGCTGCCGTGTCTGCTCACATTTGAATTATTTACCAAAAGTTGAAATACCATTGAGTAGCTTAAATGTATTCAGTAAACAAGTTTTTATACTGGAGTCAGCTGGTTTCCTAGACCCAGATTCAGTAAGTAAGTAAACCTTGTCTGATTCAGAACTGCCCACAGATTAAGCCTCGTCCCTGCTTTAAAATAATACTCAATTGGTGCTGAGACATCTGTTCTTGAGTTCTTCTATTCTGTAGAGTTTACTGGGAAGGCAATCGGTTGTATTCACACTTTAATAACGTGTGTTATCGTCCTCATCATTCTGTTTTAGGTGTTGCAGCAGGTCACTCATGTGTTCCTCTTCTCCTGCAGGGATATGAGTACCAGGAGCCTGGCTACTCCTCAGATGACTGCTGTGGGAAATGTGTTCAGACCCACTGTGTCCTCCAGATCAATGGGACCAAGCAGTTGTTGAAGGTAGGTACCGTTTCTGTCCGTTTAACTGTCACAGATTAACTAAGAAGTAGTAAGTAAGTCTCTGATAAATGTCTATATTGATtgtgcggctgtgtgtgtgtgtgtgtgtgtgtgtgtgtgtgtgtgtgtgtgtgtgtgtgtgtgtgtgtgtgtgtgtgtgtgtgtgtgtgtgtgtgtgtgtgtgtgtgtgtgtgtgtgtgtgtgtgtgtggaacaagCTTCCCCATAATATGAGGACAGCAGGAGTGCCTGCCCATCTCCCGAAAACCACTGACACCCTACCTCTTTAAGAGCGTGTTAAATAAGTCCCAATCCGCCCCACCCCTACGAGTGTTGTATGTTGCTGTCTCACTTAGCGATCTTAAGACAAATGCACGAATGTAAAACGTtttgataagagcgtctgctaaatgacaaacatTTAatgtcaaatgtgtgtgtgtgtgtgtgtgtgtgtgtgtgtgtgtgtgtgtgtgtgtgtgtgtgtgtgtgtgtgtgtcaagcatAGAGATACATGGTCTGCTCCTGGTGACAAGTGCCAGCAGTACAGCTGTGTGAAAAACGGTGATAGTTATCTGACCCAGAGCTCCAACATCCATTGCCCACCCTTCCAGCAGGCCAACTGCCAGCCTGTGAGTACGGTACTCAACATAACAAGAACAGATAGGCCAGCCTGTGAGTACAGTACTCAACATAACAAGAACAGATAGGCCAGCCTGTGAGTACAGTACTCAACATAACAAGAGCAGATAGGCCAGCCTGTGAGTACAGTACTCAACATTACAAGAGCAGATAGGCCAGCCTGTGAGTACAGTACTCAACATAACAAGAACAGTTAGGCCAGCCTGTGAGTACAGTACTCAACATAACAAGAGCAGATAGGCCAGCCTGTGAGTACAGTACTCAACATAACAAGAACAGATAGGCCAGCCTGTGAGTACAGTACTCAACATAACAAGAACAGATAGGCCAGCCTGTGAGTACAGTACTCAACATAACAAGAACAGAAAGGCCAGCCTGTGAGTACAGTACTCAACATAACAAGAACAGATAGGCCAGCCTGTGAGTACAGTACTCAACATAACAAGAGCAGAAAGGCCAGCCTGTGAGTACAGTACTCAACATAACAAGAACAGAAAGAACTGCTGACTGCATATGCTCTCGATTACCAACCTTATTGACAATGTTTCGATCCACAATCATTTTCATCAgatccacagtacagtacacacaataTACCAGTTTTCATTTGACAGAAAAATTACTTCTCTCATCCTAATATGAAATGTATTATGTAAAGAAAACGTTGAAACTTTTTtctccacagggttcaattcagACCGCTGCAAACGGCTGCTGTAGAATTTGTAAGTATGAAAGTGAAATAATCAAAGCTGTTAACAATTTTATATCAGGATTGGAATATGACCAGGTTCATGCATCATAAAACCACTGATATTCCTAATTGATAATGATTGACACGGAGAGCCACCTTGTAGTCAGTGAACTCAAACAGGTGCAGCTCTTTTCATGGTCTTTCCAGACGGATCATGTATAACGGTGTGTCTCCCTCCAATACCAGGTGTGGAGAAGGACAAGGCCTGTAAGATAGGATCCATGAAGAGTTTCATCAACcacaagagctgccagtctgttgAGGAGGTGGAGATGCCGTACTGTGAGGGATCCTGCAACACCTTCACCAAGTGAGTGTGGAAACAATGCTACTATCACAACCCAGTGGAGCTTCATCACAGCCATAACACCACGGGAGGGTTTCAGTATCCAGTTTAAGAAGCCTAGTGATGGACTGAAAATCATTTTCAATGAATCTCCATTGAACATGCTTCTTAGTCCAGGACTCggtttaatctgtgtctgggacaCACACACCCCCTAAATGTATTTGTGTTTTGTGAAACATGTCATTTGTTGAGGTGTCTTTGTCTCTTGGGGAGTAGATGATCTATGAATCTCTGTGAACACCTCTCTTTCACTCCCGTCCTCCAGGTACTCTGCCATGGCTGCGTCTCTGGACCACTCGTGTGCCTGTTGCCAGGAGTCCCGGTCCAGTAACCGCACGGTGGACCTACGGTGTCTGAATGGAGATGTGGTGCCCTACACCTACCTACACGTGGAGGAGTGTAGCTGCAGACACAGCGACTGCAACAGAGCCATTAGGGTGCCCGCCCGCAGGACACGCAGCAACATGCCGGTGTAAATGGGATCTGTACTAATACAGATGGGAATGGTGCAGCACCAATCCACTCGCTGCTTACTGAGGAACACCCTGCTACCCTGCTTCACATGGCTGTTATTTATCTAATCGCTTTGATTTATCTATAAAATGTAGATTAAATCATATTTAAAATGTAGAAACTTATGCTTACTTATCTTATTAAAATGCAACCTTCAAATACTTATGTCCGTTGTTTGTTTTCTTGTGGAAGTGCATGCACCTTGTTTTAGAAAGCTTTGGTTTATTAAGATGTGAAACCTCTGTAGCCTTCTTCACActggcagtttgaagtgattCCTCCCCCGCAAAACATGTTGCATATCAGATTAGAAGCTGTATATTTTCCAACAGTTTGAACagccaaaaagcacatggaaGCAGATATTTCCAGCCACGTTTCAAACCACTTTCGTAGGTCATGTGTCTGAAAGTACAAATCTTGCTCAATTTGACCTGAGGTGGTTTTTAGACTGTTATTTGGCATTTTGCTTGCTAGCTTATTTGATGACAGTTTAACAAGAACGtttggtagctaactagcttgttaatTGTTAATGAGTGAATATGCTAGaaagctaaacagctacctagaTAGCtggttgactgctgtggctagctaaacagctacctagctagctagttgactgctgtggctagctaaacagctacctagctagctagttgactgctgtggctagctaaacaactacctagctagctagttgactgctgtggcttgctaaacagctacctaggtagctagttgactgctgtggctagctaaacTACCTAGTTACCTAGCTAGTTGACAGCTGTGGCCacgtagctagctagttgactgctgtggctacgtagctagctagttgactgctgtggctatgtagctagctagttgactgctgttgctaaacagctacctagctagctagttgactgctgtggctagctaaacagctacctagctagctagttgactgctgtggctagcaaAAACCGACTTGTTTTGAAAGTTGGATATTCGTGTCCTTCGAAGCTTTAAGGTGTTCTTACACTATGATTCTGGACATTCAAAACAACTAGGAAATGTCCATGGCATGCATTATTGTCACCTTAGCTTGCTACTtaacttctgagtgataggaagTATGAGCGccaccaccaatcagcctacaccacTGCTCACACATTACTAAGACAACGACTGTAGCCATGTCaacaaatgactgctgtctgaataCACACATTACTAAGACAACTAGCATAGCCATGTCaacaaatgactgctgtctgaataCACACATTACTAAGACAACTAGCGTAGCCATGTCaacaaatgactgctgtctgaataCACACGTAAAGGtgatttggtcacttgtaactgtttggacagtcagtattccagaacagatttgaaaaacaaaactgatctggagcattaaggcctgcagtgtaAA
This window harbors:
- the LOC135531952 gene encoding LOW QUALITY PROTEIN: intestinal mucin-like protein (The sequence of the model RefSeq protein was modified relative to this genomic sequence to represent the inferred CDS: inserted 1 base in 1 codon; deleted 2 bases in 2 codons), whose amino-acid sequence is MTCNFLFSLKYQQNETFWLCNCTLARCIENNTIEIIPYECPVPEPITCTNGKKPVLQWDEFYCCQRFVCDCVCEGWGDPHYITFDGLFYSFQGNCTYVLMEEMLPRHHFKIYIDNVNCDPTEDVSCPRSIIVSYRSTVITLKNHNLIGAAQLEALIDGVXLRLPFTRNGVKVMNSGINMVLEIAHLQVVVTFGVTGFSVNLPWQHFGNNTQGHCGTCSNNQADDCMLPGGQLVENCAVMADYWPAKDLYQPDCHVPPGIPTNSPLPEPTQKPCKPDSSVCDLLKDSIFAACHPFVSPDNFYKGCVYDSCHVSNPAVECTSLQTYAAACAQFGVCIYWRNHTEFCASDCPADKVYKPCGPAEQPTCDDNPDESRMNFTTEGCFCPDGMKLFNKDSGICVDKCGCIDPEGVPREFNERFEYKCQDCVCLESTKTVTCKPKVCSKPPVEICTGPGFVYVNQTDPSDPCCSNLACRCDSSTCPTTDMNCPIGFMPVVSVPEGKCCPEHTCEPKRVCLHKGVEYLPNSKVPGSECQECTCTNKVDPKSGHYQIDCGFMQCDEDCEKGYEYQEPGYSSDDCCGKCVQTHCVLQINGTKQLLKHRDTWSAPGDKCQQYSCVKNGDSYLTQSSNIHCPPFQQANCQPGSIQTAANGCCRICVEKDKACKIGSMKSFINHKSCQSVEEVEMPYCEGSCNTFTKYSAMAASLDHSCACCQESRSSNRTVDLRCLNGDVVPYTYLHVEECSCRHSDCNRAIRVPARRTRSNMPV